In one window of Euwallacea similis isolate ESF13 chromosome 4, ESF131.1, whole genome shotgun sequence DNA:
- the Ppn gene encoding papilin isoform X1, producing MELVFGRRSRSPLIVAVILFTFLQSALSRHRIRHYKDRFKRQQGAHLYLPESYVTEGGEGEDQGLWLEWSQPSPCSRTCGGGVSSQYRQCQEGYACQGPDRRHFSCNTQDCPDTGDFRAQQCSEFDEVPFENVKYQWVPYTKGPNPCELNCMPKGQRFYYRHAPQVVDGTRCNDENLDVCVNGQCQPVGCDMMLGSNLKEDECRICGGDGGACNTISNTLELNDMQVGYNDILLIPSGATNILVEEVQPSNNYLAIRNTSGYYYLNGNWRIDFPRSIDFAGTKFHYDRYPQGFAAPDKIFTLGPIDEPIFIVLLYQDSTVPVQYKYSLPTNVQPGSESETYAWTFDEYTQCTATCGGGIQYRNVSCAGRKTLEPVDETLCDASRKPETSRKCNEVACEAQWVPHPWGNCSVPCGEEGGVQTREVSCQQIISNGYPALVVESECHGPKPPLEQKCNQGVTCAKWHLDPWKPCDHLCGDGKQYRQVRCFIKDENDKIQLLEDTQCEAIEPRPAQEQNCFNRPCEGVDWISSEWSGCDSICGLTNETRKIFCATAEGQIYDDNLCEESTKPESVRECDGNQNASCNYLWYASQWSECSAKCGKGIQTRTLFCGLSTTDGVQKVDNDKCDLNRTFDTIKNCTGKEECDGEWFSGPWGECSKACGGGEKFKKVVCIKANEVVDVSHCDADKIAFSQDECNKQACTEDAVLPVDKDKPLKLLEKSKTTEIETEESPEVTTSVSQEVTAFTEISSSRISDLTQSFEFTTEPQAEESDKEGEEYEVILADSCDDGEWVDVGEKEEEAEPTEGTIETTTEDLESAYSIYDTMMSDGTTVEETPFTGSGDGDSSFTSFPSSEVTEEGSGTESSIIVIEVSTDISNPEGSLVSEASTMAGIGITTEGEDSSEASSQPSVMEESTTAEITTEGGISSAELSTEDTSKGTSESVSGSTSESTDESSTFAESSVSESSTSESSTTELSSSTETISTEFTPTASSTVESSSNEDQTSTTEITTEEATDVSTTEAILSEITVKEEPGNDVTPPPRATPGEEITEVSGATTIGSGITESTIGETTETSFESTTGGPTVEQSFTTEVSASTTESITELSSESITELSTDFSGSTEFDIFSYTTEESESTSWETTHITEIFKKKQRMCKRKKILQCKKSTYGCCWDNIHAAKGPFNKGCPTPKTCKESTYGCCLDGVSAALGTKNRGCPASHCNETLFGCCWDKKTPAESNDGEGCPPKPPPCAASKWGCCKDNVTEAKGPKQKGCESKKEEEKSSKSDLPTSSPPFAEECKNTTYGCCPDGSIAQGPQYQGCLALSCGNTTYGCCPDRETPTHGYRGEGCCLTSPFGCCPDDITPARGPNGDGCECRTSPYGCCPDQSTIAKGYNNEGCGCQYNEHGCCPDDITAASGPNYEGCLCHTFQFGCCPDGVSIAQGPHQQGCDCRSSEFGCCSDDKTPAKGPNEEACTCDITKYGCCLDGVSKALGEDFEGCEELPVDRQEACSLPKERGSCRNYTVKWFFDMAYGGCSRFWYGGCDGNDNRFKTKEECEGVCVKPQGIERCNLPKVNGSCDGYFLQFYYDKQSRQCSQFIYGGCLGNNNKFDTREECTDLCSKDDVADPCEQSKAEGPCRGQHRRYFFDKASGQCQEFAYGGCRGNNNNFLSLEACRQKCATPGKKRDYCTIPKAEGNCTNREAKWYYGAQQQRCLPFYYTGCNGNNNNFNSKDACEGNCPKDVAVKTCHLPADIGECGNYVTRWYWDTRYKRCNQFYYGGCGGNGNSFRSEEECRQECATEEKPTQPPLQSYTEAHQTQRPLPSAQVPEPTSKSPTLDEICSMSPDAGPCSNYSTHYFYDPVNSVCRNFTYGGCGGNYNNFESEKFCLQYCGMTRTLPATAPAAVITQSPPVYDRQCYEDPDPGNCTDQYQAFYYDRNTGDCRGFIFSGCGGNGNRYYSEEDCLRRCGPYRGQDICNLGQEPGPCKEYNVKYYFNRNVGRCEQFGYGGCQGNGNRFSSIEECEHYCGRRQPEEPKPSPTVAEVCQQTADQGSCQELNHRRWYFDNTQGECKVFIYSGCGGNQNNFVSFQSCLDYCKDFLPYTEPPVVEPGVGTRECQAKFDECTTLRCPYGIEAYVDENDCNGCRCQDPCGNVACPEGTQCGIDLNINKTSIDDVNFVAVCRERNKSGQCPFPVVNPEGRCDHECQTDADCTLQLKCCSTECGSICIEPQRPQEPVTYGPEAGYTNAPVKDVYYPPTINMEIYEPEVIAMIGDQAILNCAVSGNPNPKIVWSKGNLIIDGTQPRYRIRLDQKLQIVTLHKTDAGIYLCTANNSIGDPIQNQIKLEVSDSDSDREVTILNSQDPELLVNNIVTSFNSPATLNCYALGWPLPAVTWWKEDELIPLKNREFEVTKDYSLLVHSVQLRNLGVYTCQAYNGKGKAASWSVTIRAKGPVYSTNPADIKYLQYVVNPSEWITTSVPTTRDYYPPVNRPTPQPFIPPVYSTEPSPDLVDTNEIFPVIPNAAGYIPDSVYLVPVRANITTNDQKYPTGSNVQIRCDVYGYPPPQVQWYKDGVLLYSSGRFAISETHTLTITSAEKSDSGRYQCEASNSYSRAASSLDVLIEGMFIDPSCTDNQFFANCKLIVKAEFCNHRYYAKFCCRSCTEAGQLPASGNDRQSALDTNAI from the exons gTCGCCCCTTATAGTGGCAGTTATACTATTCACATTCTTACAAAGTGCGTTAAGTAGGCAT CGAATCAGACACTACAAGGACCGATTCAAACGGCAGCAAGGAGCCCATTTATACCTTCCCGAGAGCTATGTGACCGAAGGAGGTGAGGGCGAGGATCAGGGCCTTTGGCTCGAGTGGTCTCAGCCGAGTCCCTGTTCCAGGACCTGTGGTGGAGGGGTTAGCTCACAATATCGACAGTGTCAGGAGGGGTATGCGTGCCAAGGGCCTGATAGGAGGCATTTTTCCTGCAATACTCAG GATTGTCCAGACACTGGGGATTTTCGAGCTCAACAATGTTCAGAATTTGACGAGGTCCCATTTGAAAACGTGAAGTACCA ATGGGTACCTTACACAAAAGGTCCGAACCCCTGCGAATTGAACTGCATGCCTAAAGGACAAAGGTTTTATTATCGACACGCTCCCCAAGTCGTCGATGGTACTCGTTGTAATGACGAAAACCTAGATGTTTGCGTAAACGGACAATGTCAG CCAGTGGGGTGTGACATGATGTTGGGTTCCAACTTAAAGGAGGATGAGTGTCGAATATGCGGAGGTGATGGTGGCGCTTGCAACACCATTTCAAACACTTTGGAACTTAATGACATGCAAGTTG GTTACAACGATATTCTTCTAATACCTTCAGGAGCTACCAATATTTTAGTAGAGGAGGTGCAGCcctcaaataattatttag CGATAAGAAACACCTCTGGGTACTACTACTTAAACGGCAACTGGAGGATAGATTTTCCGCGTTCCATCGACTTTGCCGGCACCAAATTTCATTACGACAGATACCCGCAAGGATTCGCAGCTCCAGATAAGATTTTTACTCTAGGGCCCATTGATGAACCCATTTTCATTGTG CTGCTCTACCAAGACTCCACAGTTCCAGTTCAATACAAATACAGCCTTCCTACCAACGTGCAACCAGGTTCCGAATCTGAGACCTACGCTTGGACATTTGATGAGTACACTCAGTGCACAGCAACTTGTGGAGGCGGTATTCAATATAGAAATGTGTCATGTGCGGGTCGTAAGACCCTGGAACCGGTGGATGAGACCTTGTGCGACGCTTCCAGAAAACCGGAAACGTCCAGAAAGTGCAATGAAGTTGCTTGCGAAGCTCAGTGGGTTCCCCATCCTTGGGGAAATTGTTCCGTGCCCTGCGGAGAGGAAG GTGGAGTCCAGACACGAGAAGTATCGTGCCaacaaattatttccaatGGGTATCCAGCCTTGGTAGTGGAGTCAGAGTGTCACGGGCCCAAACCTCCCCTGGAACAGAAATGTAATCAAGGGGTAACTTGCGCGAAATGGCATTTGGATCCTTGGAAGCCA TGCGATCATTTATGTGGAGATGGCAAGCAGTACCGCCAAGTTCGCTGTTTTATTAAAGACGAAAACGATAAAATTCAGCTGTTGGAAGACACGCAATGCGAGGCAATTGAACCAAGACCCGCCCAAGAGCAGAATTGCTTCAATCGACCCTGTGAGGGCGTGGACTGGATATCGTCCGAGTGGAGTGGA TGCGACTCCATCTGTGGCTTAACGAATGAAACGAGAAAAATTTTCTGCGCCACTGCCGAAGGCCAAATCTACGACGACAACTTATGCGAGGAAAGTACCAAACCGGAAAGCGTGCGGGAATGTGATGGTAATCAAAACGCCTCATGCAACTACCTGTGGTATGCCTCACAATGGAGCGAG TGTTCGGCGAAATGTGGCAAGGGCATACAAACGCGGACCCTGTTCTGCGGTCTGTCTACAACTGATGGAGTCCAGAAAGTAGATAATGACAAGTGCGATTTGAATAGGACCTTTGATACTATCAAGAATTGCACCGGGAAGGAAGAGTGCGACGGGGAGTGGTTTAGTGGACCATGGGGAGAG TGTTCTAAAGCCTGTGGAGGCGGCGAAAAGTTCAAGAAAGTAGTCTGCATCAAGGCTAATGAGGTGGTGGACGTTTCCCATTGCGATGCTGATAAAATCGCTTTCTCGCAAGACGAGTGCAACAAACAAGCTTGCACCGaag ATGCAGTGCTGCCAGTGGATAAAGACAAGCCGTTAAAGCTGCTTGAGAAGTCTAAAACTACTGAAATAGAGACTGAAGAATCTCCGGAGGTAACCACGAGTGTCAGCCAGGAAGTGACTGCATTTACTGAAATCTCTTCTTCGAGGATCTCTGACTTGACTCAGAGCTTTGAATTTACCACCGAACCACAAGCGGAGGAGTCTGATAAAGAGGGTGAAGAGTATGAAGTAATACTTGCGGATTCCTGTGATGATGGAGAATGGGTGGATGTTGGCGAAAAG gaAGAAGAAGCTGAGCCGACAGAGGGGACCATCGAAACTACCACTGAAGATTTGGAGAGTGCTTACTCAATATACGACACGATGATGAGTGATGGTACCACGGTAGAAGAGACTCCATTCACGGGCTCTGGAGATGGTGATAGCAGCTTTACCTCATTTCCCAGCTCCGAAGTAACTGAAGAAGGATCTGGTACTGAATCCTCTATAATTGTCATCGAAGTCAGTACTGATATCAG CAATCCAGAAGGAAGTTTAGTATCTGAAGCCTCAACTATGGCTGGTATCGGCATTACCACCGAAGGGGAAGATTCTTCTGAAGCTTCAAGTCAGCCATCAGTTATGGAGGAATCCACCACAG caGAAATTACCACTGAGGGAGGGATTTCGTCCGCAGAATTGTCTACCGAAGACACATCTAAAGGGACATCTGAAAGTGTTTCTGGAAGTACCTCTGAAAGTACTGATGAAAGTAGTACTTTTGCCGAGAGTAGTGTTTCTGAGAGCAGTACTTCTGAAAGTAGTACTACTGAACTGAGCAGCTCAACTGAAACTATCAGCACTGAATTTACCCCCACCGCTAGTTCGACGGTTGAAAGTTCTTCCAATGAGGATCAAACTAGTACTACAGAAATCACTACTGAGGAGGCAACGGATGTCAGTACCACTGAGGCAATTTTGTCGGAAATAACCGTCAAAGAGGAACCAGGAAATGACGTCACCCCACCGCCTAGGGCGACTCCAGGTGAGGAAATCACTGAGGTGTCTGGAGCCACTACAATCG GTTCTGGAATTACCGAGTCGACCATCGGAGAAACCACTGAAACCAGTTTTGAATCCACCACAGGAG GCCCCACTGTAGAGCAATCCTTCACTACTGAAGTGAGCGCATCCACTACAGAATCAATCACAGAACTAAGCTCCGAATCAATAACGGAATTAAGTACGGATTTCAGCGGGAGTACcgaatttgacatattttccTACACCACTGAAGAAAGTGAATCAACTA gtTGGGAAACTACGCATATTACGgagatattcaagaaaaagCAGCGGATGTGCAAGAGGAAAAAAATACTGCAGTGCAAGAAGAGCACTTACGGGTGTTGCTGGGACAATATTCACGCAGCCAAGGGACCGTTTAATAAAGGATGCCCCACGCCTAAGACGTGCAAAGAGTCGACATATGGGTGTTGTCTCGATGGGGTTTCGGCTGCTTTGG GTACTAAAAATAGGGGTTGTCCCGCAAGTCACTGTAACGAGACTCTCTTTGGTTGTTGCTGGGACAAGAAAACACCCGCCGAGAGCAACGACGGCGAAGGCTGCCCCCCCAAACCACCTCCATGCGCCGCTTCTAAGTGGGGTTGCTGCAAAGACAACGTCACAG AAGCCAAAGGTCCCAAACAAAAGGGCTGTGAATCTAAAAAAGAGgaagaaaaatcttcaaaatcgGATCTGCCAACCTCTTCACCGCCTTTTGCCGAGGAGTGCAAGAATACAACATACGGCTGCTGTCCAGATGGGTCTATTGCTCAAG GGCCGCAGTATCAGGGTTGTCTTGCGTTATCTTGCGGTAATACTACATATGGATGCTGCCCTGATAGGGAGACTCCTACACATGGATATAGGGGTGAAGGGTGTTGTCTTACCTCACCTTTCGGTTGTTGCCCAGATGACATCACTCCGGCTAGAGGACCCAATGGGGATGGTTGCGAATGCAGAACGTCTCCTTACGGGTGTTGTCCAGATCAATCTACAATTGCTAAAg GGTACAATAATGAGGGCTGCGGCTGCCAGTATAACGAGCACGGTTGTTGTCCTGATGACATTACCGCCGCTAGTGGCCCCAATTACGAAGGTTGTCTTTGCCACACTTTCCAGTTTGGTTGTTGCCCAGATGGGGTAAGCATCGCTCAAGGACCCCATCAACAAGGCTGCGACTGTAGATCCAGCGAGTTCGGCTGTTGTTCCGATGATAAAACGCCGGCCAAGGGACCGAATGAAGAAGCCTGTACTTGCGACATAACGAAGTATGGATGTTGTCTTGACGGTGTGTCCAAGGCTCTGGGTGAAGATTTTGAAGGTTGCGAGGAACTTCCAGTTGATCGTCAAg AGGCATGTTCATTGCCGAAAGAACGCGGATCATGCAGAAATTATACGGTGAAATGGTTCTTTGACATGGCATATGGAGGATGTTCCCGTTTCTGGTACGGTGGCTGCGACGGCAATGACAATCGCTTTAAAACCAAAGAGGAGTGCGAAGGAGTATGTGTAAAGCCTCAAGGCATAG AACGCTGTAACTTGCCGAAAGTAAACGGTTCCTGTGACGGGTACTTCTTACAATTTTACTATGACAAACAGTCGAGGCAGTGCTCACAATTCATCTACGGAGGCTGCTTAGGCAATAACAACAAATTCGACACAAGGGAGGAGTGCACTGATTTGTGCTCGAAAGATGATGTAGCTG ATCCTTGCGAACAATCCAAGGCCGAAGGCCCTTGCCGAGGGCAACACAGGCGATATTTCTTCGACAAAGCTTCGGGGCAATGCCAAGAGTTTGCATATGGTGGATGTCGAGGCAACAACAACAATTTCCTCTCCTTGGAGGCGTGTAGACAGAAATGTGCCACTCCCGGCAAAAAGCGAG ATTATTGCACGATTCCGAAGGCGGAGGGTAATTGCACTAATCGCGAGGCTAAATGGTATTATGGGGCACAACAGCAGCGTTGCCTGCCTTTCTATTATACCGGGTGTAACggtaacaataacaatttcaACAGTAAGGATGCATGCGAGGGTAACTGTCCCAAGGACGTCG CCGTTAAAACTTGTCATCTGCCCGCCGATATTGGGGAATGCGGCAATTATGTCACTCGCTGGTACTGGGACACGAGATATAAAAGATGTAACCAGTTTTATTATGGTGGTTGTGGCGGGAATGGAAATAGCTTCCGCTCAGAAGAGGAGTGTCGGCAAGAATGCGCGACGGAAGAGAAACCAACTCAACCACCACTGCAATCTTATACTGAGGCACATCAGACGCAGAGGCCGTTACCATCAGCTCAGGTTCCAGAACCCACATCAAAATCTCCAACATTAGACG AAATCTGTTCAATGTCTCCGGACGCAGGCCCTTGCAGCAACTACTCTACTCACTACTTCTATGACCCGGTCAACAGTGTATGCAGAAACTTCACTTATGGAGGCTGCGGCGGCAATTACAACAATTTCGAGAgcgaaaaattttgtttgcaaTACTGCGGAATGACCAGAACTTTACCTGCTACCGCCCCTGCTGCGGTTATCACACAAAGTCCTCCGGTCTACGATAGACAATGCTACGAAGATCCAGATCCTGGAAACTGTACGGATCAATACCAGGCTTTCTACTACGACAGAAACACCGGAGATTGTAGAGGGTTCATTTTTAGCGGTTGCGGTGGCAATGGGAATCGCTATTACAGCGAGGAGGATTGTTTGAGACGATGTGGACCTTATAGAGGACAAG atatCTGCAACTTGGGTCAAGAACCCGGGCCTTGCAAGGAGTACAACGTGAAATACTACTTCAACAGGAATGTGGGCAGGTGCGAGCAGTTCGGTTATGGCGGTTGTCAGGGAAATGGTAACAGATTTAGTTCCATAGAGGAGTGCGAGCATTACTGCGGAAGGCGCCAACCAGAAGAGCCGAAACCCAGCCCTACAGTTGCAG AGGTGTGCCAGCAAACTGCCGATCAAGGTTCTTGCCAGGAACTGAACCACAGACGTTGGTACTTCGATAACACGCAGGGCGAGTGCAAGGTGTTTATCTATAGCGGTTGCGGCGGCAACCAAAACAATTTCGTATCATTCCAGTCGTGTTTGGATTATTGCAAAGATTTTCTACCGTACACCGAACCTC CTGTGGTGGAACCCGGTGTCGGTACTAGAGAGTGTCAGGCCAAATTCGACGAATGCACCACACTGCGCTGCCCCTACGGCATCGAGGCCTACGTAGATGAGAACGATTGCAATGGGTGTAGGTGCCAGGATCCGTGTGGCAACGTAGCGTGCCCCGAGGGCACCCAATGCGGCATCGATTTGAACATAAACAAGACTTCAATTGATGACGTCAACTTTGTTGCCGTTTGCCGAGAGC GTAACAAGTCTGGTCAGTGCCCATTCCCGGTAGTAAACCCGGAGGGCAGATGCGACCACGAATGCCAAACAGATGCCGACTGCACCCTGCAACTGAAATGCTGCTCCACCGAGTGCGGTAGCATCTGTATTGAACCTCAGAGGCCCCAAGAACCAGTCACTTATGGCCCTGAGGCCGGCTATACCAATGCACCTGTAAAGGATGTTT ATTATCCGCCAACGATCAACATGGAAATCTACGAACCGGAGGTCATAGCTATGATAGGAGATCAGGCCATACTGAATTGCGCAGTGAGCGGCAATCCGAACCCCAAAATCGTCTGGAgtaaaggaaatttgatt ATTGATGGCACACAGCCGCGCTATAGGATTAGACTCGATCAGAAGCTTCAGATCGTCACTCTGCATAAAACAGATGCCGGAATATATCTTTGCACCGCGAACAACAGTATTGGAGATCCAATTCAGAATCAAATTAAACTGGAAGTCAGCG ATTCGGATTCTGATCGAGAGGTGACCATCTTGAACAGTCAAGACCCGGAATTGCTAGTGAATAACATTGTGACGTCATTTAATTCCCCGGCGACCCTAAATTGCTACGCCCTAGGTTGGCCCTTGCCCGCCGTAACCTGGTGGAAAGAGGACGAACTAATCCCACTTAAAAACCGCGAATTCGAAGTGACTAAGGACTACTCGTTGCTGGTGCATTCCGTGCAGTTGCGCAACTTGGGCGTTTACACTTGCCAGGCGTACAACGGCAAGGGCAAGGCGGCCAGCTGGTCAGTAACCATCAGGGCTAAAGGACCGGTTTACAGCACCAATCCTGCCGACATCAAGTATCTGCAGTACGTGGTGAATCCGTCAGAATGGATTACCACTTCAGTCCCTACGACTCGCGATTATTATCCCCCTGTAAATAGACCTACACCCCAACCATTTATCCCCCCTGTTTATTCTACCGAACCGAGTCCCGATTTGGTGGACACCAACGAGATTTTCCCTGTTATTCCGAACGCCGCTGGATATATCCCCGACTCTGTGTATTTGG TTCCCGTGAGAGCCAATATCACAACGAATGACCAGAAATATCCGACTGGCAGCAACGTGCAAATTCGCTGCGATGTCTACGGTTATCCGCCTCCGCAAGTGCAATGGTACAAGGACGGGGTGCTCCTTTATTCTTCAGGAAGGTTTGCAATATCAG aaaCACACACTTTAACCATCACATCCGCGGAAAAATCCGATTCTGGTAGATATCAGTGCGAAGCAAGCAACTCTTACTCGAGAGCTGCGAGCTCTCTGGACGTGCTAATTGAAG GAATGTTCATCGATCCTTCCTGCACTGACAATCAATTCTTTGCCAACTGCAAGCTGATCGTGAAGGCGGAGTTTTGCAACCACCGGTACTACGCCAAGTTCTGCTGCAGGTCCTGTACGGAAGCCGGCCAATTGCCTGCCAGTGGGAATGACCGACAAAGCGCCCTGGACACCAATGCAATTTAG